A region of the Phaeodactylum tricornutum CCAP 1055/1 chromosome 1, whole genome shotgun sequence genome:
TGTCCTTCCAAGTTTCGAAATCGCCTTCCAAGTCGCCATCGTCATCGCCCATACCTAGCCCGAGAATCCGATTTCCGCCAACTCTTTCCAAGGCATGGTCAAGGAACTTTCCGGTCGCATTGTAATGATCGTATTGCTTATTCCCGAgaccaaacacacaaaaATCCAAACCGACTAGACACCTGTCCGGTACAGAGAGTTCCTCTACTTttagattttgaaacagCATTTCCGTCGCAGCCTTTTTCGCCAAGGCAGCCACAAACTGCGTCGCGTTGTCTGGAGCTTCCCCTTCTCCGTATGTAGCCCCTAAGAAAACGGCTCGGGAAATTCCGGATTCTTGGTCTTTCTGTATCTCATCAACAACATCCTCGACACCAATATCCTCCAAATCGACAACATGTACGTAGAATCCATGTGATGGTCCTTCCCGTTCCAGTTGGCGTGCAAAGCTTTCGGAAGTCCCCGTTTGTGTAGCATAGTATACCGATATTTGTCCACCGGGGAATTCGCTTCTGTCAATCACAAGCTTCTCCGGTGATGTTGGAATTTGTTCAATGTCATAATTAGCTGTTAaatgcttcttcttgtttgTCTCTAGCAAGACGTAAGCTAAGGCGGAAGCCAAGAGGATTGTCGAACAGCCGGATATTAAAATCAGCTGAGACGAAAATGATGAAGATTCGGTCATGTCGCTCATATTACTGGAATTGGAGCTAGCAAGTGCAGAGTTCATGAGGTCTAGTCCACAGAAAGATGTCTTTGCCTTCGTTTCTGCGGTGTATTTGGAGAGCGATCGCCGACAAAGGCGCAAACGCAAAATTACGGCTGATTTGCGTCGTGGTCTTCGATTCCGACGGTAGTAGAGTGGTTCTCTTGCGTGGCGCAACAGAAAACGCATTACAGACAGACGAGTATAGACTAGCAATCTTCCTTCCTACTTCTAATAGGGCCCTACAGTCTTACATTCTGATATCAGGTGCTCACATTAATTCAATCTCTTTCTCTGTCTCTAGAGTAGCTAGCCGTTATCTCGTTTTCCAAACTACAGTTTTTCTTGAGTGAAGCGGCATGTTCTGCCCGCACCGACGATCCGACTATAGAAGAACACCTCATTGTCGTTGTGAATCACAAAATTACAACCTCCCCCAAAGGCACCTTTTTGCAGCGGGAGGTCGGGAAAGATCCGCGGACCCGAAGGTGGATTAAGCTTCGATTCCCGCAGAAAACAGCGTGGAGGCGCTTGGTAGTGAAGATTGTCGTAGGCAATTCGAAGAGTTTTGGTACCAAGGTTGAAATGAAAGCTGGTACGCTCAATACCTTCCGACATCTTCTCATATTCTTCATAGTGAACAAGCATAACACGAAAAGTTTCTTTCAGTAGAGGGTGAGCCGGCTGAGCTATCAGAATACTCTGCATGATGTTGTTCCAGGGATTGAAAGCCGTAGCCAACGAGCAACCTCTAGGGAGCCAGGCTCGTTGCGTGAGCATGTCGACGTCGAAGTAGTACCCGCCCGTGACATATAGAGCCGCGACCCGACAAATAGTGGCGTGATTTCGACCTTCTGGATCAGAATCAAAGTGTGGCAGTAGATCGGGGGCGGCGTGTCTGACCAATTCCCGGCACGATTCGAAAGTAAGAAATCTCACATCGAGATTGGTTTTGCCCCAAGCCCTTTCGTATTGACGGACTGTCCTTTGAATGTTTTCGTAGAATAGTACTGGTTTCTGGTCTGCCAAGATATCCATTTTTGTGTGAATGAAGTAAAGGATAGGAGGCACTTCATTTCCATCGTACCACACATCAGACTCTACATCAACATCGGCTGCATCTTCATGGAGGACAGGCAGCTTAAACTGTAATTGAAAGGCCACCAACAGCATCAATGTGGCGGAAATTGCCGCGAGCGAATTCTTTACCGTGACACGTATGGTAGACCGTTTCACAAAAGTTTTCTTGGAAAGCAATACCATCTCCGACTAGATGAAAAACACAAGTTCTCGGTTTCAATCTACGTACCGGTGTTCGACGCATAACTGGCATCCAATCCGTATCGTGAGGTACTTTTAGGATTCCATCTCTACCTTCTTTTGCAAATTGCTAGTCCTCTCCCAATACAATCGTCGGCGAATATGTCGTCTATTTATTCAAGTTTTGGCAACGAACTGGATTGACACAAAGCTCCGAGACGATGTAACGACGTACATCCAACTCTACGCGCGGCAAGAGAGGATTTTTTTCATCCTACATAGGCCAGGCCGTCCCTCCATTGACTGCGACAATTGTTCTTCGCTGTTGTGAAGTACGTACGCCCTGATCCAGATTGGTAATAAATAAGCATGATTTACAACAAGAATTGAGCTTTTGCTGTTGGCAGGTTTCGAGACGATTGTGTCAACCGTATAAGCGAGTGCTGTAGTAAAAGCAATTCTTATTGGAACTTAAGAAAAGAAATCGGAATCGATAAGTAATCTATTCTTGGCATGACATCTAAGTTAAACGATAGCTATGAATATTGAAAAAGAATAGTTAAATCGTATATTCTTTAATTTCAGCTTACAAAAAACTTAGGCTTAATTCTGTTTTTCACTTGATCGTGGTAAATACCGGATTCTGTTTGACTCTAAAAAGGTAAAGACCCAAATTGATCAATTTAGAACAAAGTATTGGTACAACAAAGATGAATTCATTTCGGGTTGTCCGAAAAGCTGAAGTCCGACAGAAGTAGAAAGAGGAATGCTTGAAAATTGACCCTTCCGTTTTACGTGCGATAAAAGGGATGCGTCTCACCTTTAAACGAAAGGCTGATGACCTCCACAGCTTCCAACGCCACGCCACATAGCGTACAGAAGTCAAAAATCTTCACGTTCCACAAATAGATGCGGTATGAACTTGACTTGATTTTTAGGTCGATCCGGTCGGCTCTTGGTAGTCTCAGATTTGTTTAAAGCAAAGAAATGATTCCAAAAGATCCTGGTAGACCAAACGACTGCAAGAAGCGGACCCAGGAAACAAGCAAGGACTCCTTTGGCCTACCAGAAGCTGAACACCAGCATAGGATCCGTCCAGCAGTTGGCCCAATGAAATTCGACGTTCTTCTGGGCCGGGGTAGAGCCCATGCGTCTCATCCCGGAAATCGTCGCCTGCAGATCGTTGTCAACGTAAATAAGAATTGGTATAATGCCTCGAATTCGAGGCATGAGAAGACAAGGATAACTGAGGACATCGTGAACCAGATACAGCATTGCGGTACAGAAACGGGCCGCTTCCTTCGCTACGACGGAGATTCGAGTGGATGGATTGAAGTAGACGATAATACGGCCAGGATAAAAGTTTCTCAGGCTTTGCGTTACACACGACGCTCAATGCACACGTCCGTCATCCCGACAAGTGGAGAGCACACAAGACGGCATTCTGAACCTTAGTATGCCAAAAGCTAGCTAGGACTCTGACACAATTTCCGTCGTCCAATGGATCTCTCAGTGAGAAGAGCACGGATCTTGTCACCGGCAACGAAATGTATGCTACCTTGGGCAACGGCGTACTGTCACGACGGGACGATGAATCATGGACCAGTGCAAACACTGCGTAACTCGCATAGACCGCTTCGGAAATCGGCCTTGTAAAATTCACAGAGTAGGTTAGATGTGAAGGTTTCCAGGTGTGTTAAGCATAAAGCAGGAGAAGCTACCAATTTGTATCCGTTAGTAGACTATTGCAAATATGTGCCTTTGAACGATGAATCATTCATTTTCCACTTTGTTTGACTCCCATCTGATGAACAGCACGTCCAGATGAGAAGTTCATTAGTTTTATGGTCCGTGGTAGCCTTTCTAGCTCTGCGCTGCAAGATTGTAAAGCCACAAGGTCCATATGAAATCGCACTGTTTTGGTTAAAGGTCTTACTCTTTAATGTCCGATGATGTCCAGAAGAATCACACATCCTTTTCTTTGTAGATACCGCAATAAGAAGTATCTTAGAGTTGCAATAAAACTCTCGTGCTCTCCCAAAAAGAGTAAAAACTCTAGGTGCTCAATTTTTCCTTCACGTCTTGCATCCACACAGGGAAAACTTTCTTATCAATCATTGATCTCAAAAGATGCTGCTGTTCTTTGATTAGCCGTTCCACAGTCTCGTCGAGTTCAGGCGCGTGCTGAGATTTGCGTGttcctttcttttttggcttATTCGCCCTCTTTTTGCTATCGTCGCTCGGACGGCTTCGCAATGCGTGGCTCACCTTTTCGCGAGCATACTCTACCCCTGCATCGTACCTATTGTTGAAAAGGAGGAGGACGAGAATAAGAATGTCACTTTCCACAGATTATACTGTCAGTTGAAGAATTCGTGGAATACAACGTACCACATTTGCGTCTTGGGATCTTTCAGTAAGAATCTGTAACCAAAAAAGATTGTAAGGTGAAGAGAACGAAAAGCTTTGCACACTCGTTTTCGATGCTCTTACCTCGATGGAGGTAGGCCTCTTCGCAGCTCTTCAACGATCAACAGCGTGATGCGTGTTTTGTCTTCTCTTCGTTTAGCAGCCTGGTATGCAGCCTTCTTGTCCGATACAAACTTCCGAAACCGCTGATTTCCTGGGTGTGGTCCGCTCTTTCCACGACCACAGATTACATCCATTGAGTCTGGGGAGCAGACGTAACGGGATAGGTCATTTGGTGCCGGGGCTCCCAAAGCATTCGGAATCGCTACCGAGTCAACGGAACCATTGAGTTCATCCTCTTCGGAGGTGTAAGATAGGTTTTTATCGTCCACTGACTCCATTGTATGATACTGCTAAGAACTCTTGTAACCATAAAAAAGATGCAGAAAATCCTTGTGATACCGATTCAATTGTGTGTGCATGGAATAGAAGAACAAGCTTGTGTGAGTTGCAGTTCGTCGTCTATTTTTGCCACCATAACTCTTAGTTTCGTCGACGCCAAAGGCGATTCAATCAGTTGACGGGTCGGATTTTCATGTCTGTCAGCGTCAAAACTTATTTTCTCTTCAGCGCTTTAGAAATATTAAATAATCATTTTGCTAAACATATAATGCTCCGAAAACTTCGTCACAGGTGCTGAGGACATCATTTGTCAAGTTGCAGTTGCACGAATGAACGGTGGTGGCGAATGCTTCCTGGTAGATGGACAGACCAATCAGCTGTTCTGTCCAATCTAAATAAATATGCAGACCGTATGTTGCATACAATAGCAGTAAAAGCATCACTTGACGTATTCTTCCCTTTAACTCTGAAGTTAGCAAGCTAGGAAATACGACACTATCATAGAATCAAATGAGTAAAGGGAAAATTTCAGTTTTTACCAATCGTAATCGGCACCGCCTGGGGCTCGACTTTGCCCAAATCCAAGGTCAGGACTCATATCATCTTCAGGAGACCACTCGGAGTCGAGACCCAAGTCCTTCAACCGTCTTTGCTGGTAGTACTCTTTCAGGTCCAAAGCCTCTCGATCCCGTCGCAAAAAGTCTCTCGTTCTTATTAACGCCTGGCTTTCCGACTCTCGTAGTTTGCTGCAAATCTCTGGGCCACCTTCCGCACATTTTGAAAAATCGTCCAATGCAAGCTGGCAAGCCTCCATGATTGCATCAACAACATCTCGCTCATTTGTTTCACTTACGGGAAGCTCCATAAATCCCCAGACTTCTTTGCGGAAGATGCTCTCGAGGAGAAATGCATCCGTCGCACCCAGCTTGCAAAGTCGAACAAATTGAACCATAAAAGGGTCTGGTTCACCATCTCTTCCAGGCGCACTCACCACATCAAAGGATTGAACGGGGTCCATCGGGGATGCATCATAAGTTTCGAATTCAAGTATATCCAGCTTGTCGTCGTAGAAGCGATCTTTGGGGTCAACTTCAAAAAACAATTCTGAAACAGCAGTTTTCCAACTTTGTTCTGGACAAAATGCATGCTCCAACAAATAGTCGGCAGCGCTTTTGGGGCCGTAGCAGATGAAGACTTCCTCGCCCACCTCGTAACTCTGGCCCGCAACCAATTCCGCCCCTTTCGTTGTACCAAAGGTTCCCATAAAGCCCGCACGCGCTTCCTCCGTGCCTTCGTCCGCGTGGTTACAGAAATCCATTAAGGGAAGGAGACGGACAGCGTTATCTACAAAAAAGGATCTTGATTGAGCCAAAGCCATTGCCCACTTGAAGCCTGTCAGCGAAAAACAAGGGATTTCTTCGCCATTCCATGGAATCGATACAGGGAACCGGTTGCCATCTTTCTCGAAAACGTTCGTCTTCAGCCACGTTACGTCTTCTTCTATATCATCCAAAACGCGATAGATTCGATTTGTGGATGAGGATTGCAAAATCTCCTGGTCTTCTTCGGACCACAGCAAAGGATGATTGATGTCCTCTGGACCTGGAAGTGCCGCAACCCACGCGCTCATAAAAGCTTGGAGCGAGTTCTGACGAATAGGTTCCTTCGTCCCTAGACCGGTGTCTGCAGCTAGGCAAACTTCGTTCAGAATTAGTAAAGCAATCAAGCCAGCATCACCTGTCCAGCTATTATAGTCTTCTGAAAGTACGTCTTTGAACACGACGTTGCGCGCAAGATCCGCGGAAAGTTCATAGCGTACATCATACGGCATGGCCAAGAAGACCTCACCTTTTCTAATCTTCTCAGTCGCCACTAGACCTAGCCGATTCACAGAAGACGGTGCGACGGTGACCTTCAGCGTCTTGCAGATATCCTTTTGTACCGCCGCTAAAGAATTTTCCAAGCTAGAAGCTGCATTCGATATAACCTctgccgtcgacgacgcaGCGAGTGTGGAGACACCGAGGGGTTTAAGATTGGAGAACTGAGGTGCAAGAAAACTCTCCACAGTGTAAGACCATGCACTTAAACAGTACACAATTGCAAAAGAGAGTCTACAAACGGAAGCCATCGGATCCGATTCACCGACGCTCTTGCTACGACCTAAACTTGATTCTGCCCAGACAAACAGGAAATTGTGAAACGTTCGATTTGGAAAACGATCTCCTAATGTACTATGCCAAGTAGTCGTTACGGATGGTCGTTTATTTTGCTGGCAATTGCATCTGCTAAAATGTGTGACTGCGACAGTTAATCTCGGCAATGGCAGTGTACAGTTACCGTCAGGTACCAACTttcgactgactgtgattgcgAAAGCCCGTTGCCCTATGCTTGTCGCGTCCACAGTCAATCACCAATCACAGGCTAATGTGAAGCACATCAGCCAGTTTTCGTGTTCATTGTGTGTTTTTCGTAGGACGAAT
Encoded here:
- a CDS encoding predicted protein, coding for MPVMRRTPSEMVLLSKKTFVKRSTIRVTVKNSLAAISATLMLLVAFQLQFKLPVLHEDAADVDVESDVWYDGNEVPPILYFIHTKMDILADQKPVLFYENIQRTVRQYERAWGKTNLDVRFLTFESCRELVRHAAPDLLPHFDSDPEGRNHATICRVAALYVTGGYYFDVDMLTQRAWLPRGCSLATAFNPWNNIMQSILIAQPAHPLLKETFRVMLVHYEEYEKMSEGIERTSFHFNLGTKTLRIAYDNLHYQAPPRCFLRESKLNPPSGPRIFPDLPLQKGAFGGGCNFVIHNDNEVFFYSRIVGAGRTCRFTQEKL
- a CDS encoding predicted protein gives rise to the protein MASVCRLSFAIVYCLSAWSYTVESFLAPQFSNLKPLGVSTLAASSTAEVISNAASSLENSLAAVQKDICKTLKVTVAPSSVNRLGLVATEKIRKGEVFLAMPYDVRYELSADLARNVVFKDVLSEDYNSWTGDAGLIALLILNEVCLAADTGLGTKEPIRQNSLQAFMSAWVAALPGPEDINHPLLWSEEDQEILQSSSTNRIYRVLDDIEEDVTWLKTNVFEKDGNRFPVSIPWNGEEIPCFSLTGFKWAMALAQSRSFFVDNAVRLLPLMDFCNHADEGTEEARAGFMGTFGTTKGAELVAGQSYEVGEEVFICYGPKSAADYLLEHAFCPEQSWKTAVSELFFEVDPKDRFYDDKLDILEFETYDASPMDPVQSFDVVSAPGRDGEPDPFMVQFVRLCKLGATDAFLLESIFRKEVWGFMELPVSETNERDVVDAIMEACQLALDDFSKCAEGGPEICSKLRESESQALIRTRDFLRRDREALDLKEYYQQRRLKDLGLDSEWSPEDDMSPDLGFGQSRAPGGADYDW
- a CDS encoding predicted protein, with product MESVDDKNLSYTSEEDELNGSVDSVAIPNALGAPAPNDLSRYVCSPDSMDVICGRGKSGPHPGNQRFRKFVSDKKAAYQAAKRREDKTRITLLIVEELRRGLPPSRFLLKDPKTQMWYDAGVEYAREKVSHALRSRPSDDSKKRANKPKKKGTRKSQHAPELDETVERLIKEQQHLLRSMIDKKVFPVWMQDVKEKLST